The genomic region CTACCTCGCCCGCCGCGACTCCGGCTGGATGGGCCAGATCTATTCGTTCCTGGGGCTGACCACCGGCGTGATCGTGCACGGCCTCGACGACGCCGAGCGCAAGGCCGCCTATGGCTGCGATATCACCTACGGCACCAACAACGAATACGGCTTCGACTATCTGCGCGACAACATGAAGTACCGCCTGGAGGACATGGTCCAGCGCGAGCACTACTACGCGATCGTCGACGAAGTGGACTCGATCCTGATCGACGAGGCGCGCACGCCGCTGATCATCTCCGGCCCGCTCGACGATCGCTCGGATTTCTACAACACCATCGACACCTTCATGCCGAATCTCGCCAAGAAGGACGACTACGAGGTCGACGAGAAGCAGCGCACGGTGACGCTGACCGAAGCCGGCATGGAGAAGCTGGAGAACCTGCTGCGCGACGCCGGCCAGCTCAAGGGCGACTCGCTGTACGACGTCGAGAACGTCTCCGTCGTGCATCACGTCAACCAGGCGCTGCGCGCGCACACGCTGTTCACGCGCGACAAGGACTACATCGTCCGCGACGACGAGGTCGTCATCATCGACGAGTTCACCGGACGCATGATGCAGGGCCGCCGCTATTCGGAAGGCCTGCACCAGGCGCTGGAAGCCAAGGAGCACGTCACGGTCCAGCCCGAGAACCAGACGCTGGCCTCGATCACCTTCCAGAACTATTTCCGGATGTACCAGAAGCTGTCCGGCATGACCGGCACGGCGCTGACCGAAGCCGACGAACTGTTCGACATCTACAAGCTCGAGGTCGTGGAGATCCCGACCAACCTGCCGGTGGCGCGCCTCGACGAGGACGACGAGGTCTACCGCACCCAGAACGAGAAATATGCCGCGATCCTTGCCGAGATCGAGCGCGCCAACAAGCGGCTGCAGCCGGTACTGGTCGGCACGGCCTCGATCGAGAAGTCGGAAGTGCTGGCCGAGTACCTGAAGAAGCACGGCTACAAGCAGATCGACTTCACGTCCGAATCCGGCATGGAGAAGCTCTATGCCGCCGCGCGCGCCGGCAAGCCGGCAAAGCTGTTCGCGGTGCTGAACGCGCGCTTCCACGAGCAGGAAGCCTATATCGTCGCGGAAGCCGGCGTGCCGGGCGCGATCACGATCGCGACCAACATGGCCGGCCGCGGCACCGACATCAAGCTCGGCGGCTCGCTCGATATGCGGATCCAGCAGGAGACCGCCGCGATCACCGATGAGGCCGACAAGGCCAAGAAGATCGAGCAGATCAAGGCCGACATCGAGCGCTTCCGCGAGATCGTGCTGAAGGCGGAAGAGGATTTCGAGGTCGAGCCCGCCAAGGGCAACAAGCCCGCGAAGACCGTGAAGAAGCCGGGCGGCCTCTACATCATCGGCTCCGAGCGTCACGAATCCCGCCGCATCGACAACCAGCTGCGCGGCCGTTCCGGCCGTCAGGGCGATCCCGGCCGCTCGAAGTTCTTCCTGTCGCTGGAAGACGATCTGATGCGCATCTTCGGCTCAGACCGGCTCGACAGCATGCTGCAGCGGCTCGGCCTGCAGGAAGGCGAGGCCATCATCCATCCCTGGATCAACAAGGCGCTCGAGAAGGCGCAGCAGAAGGTCGAGGCGCGCAACTTCGACATCCGCAAGAACCTCCTGAAGTTCGACAACGTCCAGAACGACCAGCGCAAGGTGATCTTCGACCAGCGCGTCGACCTGATGAAGGATGACAGCGTCGTCGAGACCGTGACCGACATGCGCCATGCCTTCGTCGAGGACGTGGTCGCCAAATACATTCCGGAGCACGCCTATGCCGAGCAGTGGGACACCGCCGGCCTCAAGGACGAGCTGAAGCGCGTGCTCGATGTCGATCTGCCGGTCGACGAATGGGCCAAGGAAGAGGGCATCGCCGACGAGGAGCTGCTGACCCGCATCGAGACCCATGTCGACGAGCGCATGGCGGCCAAGGTCGCGCAATGGGGTCCCGACGTGATGCGTTACGTCGAAAAGACCATCCTGCTGCAGACGCTGGACCATCTCTGGCGCGAGCACCTGATCATGCTCGATCATCTGCGCCAGGTGATCGGCCTGCGCGGCTATGGCCAGCGCGACCCGTTGCAGGAGTACAAGACCGAGGCCTTCAACCTGTTCCAGGAGATGAGCGCGCATCTGCGCGAGGCCGTCACCGCGCAGCTGATGCGGGTCGAGATCGTGCCGCCGGAGGAGCCGCCGCAGCCGCTGCCGCTGATGGAAGCGCACAAGCTCGATCCCAGCACCGGCGAGGACGAGTTCGCGCAGGCCCGCCTGACCGAGGCGACATACGCCCAGGCCTCGCTGGCGCCCGGGATGATTGCCACCGACCGCAATCCGAATGACCCCGCAAGCTGGGGCAAGGTCGGCCGCAACGAGGACTGCCCCTGCGGATCAGGCAAGAAGTACAAGCACTGCCACGGGCGGTACGCGTAAGCCATCGCACGCGCCGGCGGCCATCTCAGGCACGCACGTGATGCAATGTGGTCTTCGCGCTATCCGGAGCGGGTGCCCGCAGGCATCGGTATCTAAACCAGAGCGCAATAACGGGCTCGATGACGGAGCGGAGCGCTGCGTCGCGCCCGTCCGCTTGAGTCCTCAAGAGTGGACACGTCGTCGGGCTGGGCAACCGTTCTTGTTTGCCTCTGACATCGACATCACGCGGGGCACTCCAGCTTCTGTTCAAGCCGTTGTGCCCGTCGCTCACCGAGCCGCGCCGACCATGAAAACACGAACGGCCGATCGAACAGCCGCTTCGGCTTGTGCGGATGTCGGCGGCGGTCGCAATCCCAAAACGACCTGAAGGTGCAGATCGTCGCGGATCATGCCAAGGAAGTGCTCGGCCAGTCTTTCGCAATCGCGCTGTTGAAGGCCCCATTGCTTCGCGTTCTCGCGAAGAACCGCAGCCAGCCGAGCGCTCGCCTGACCCGGGCCGGCGGCAAAGAAGGTTTTCGCTAGATCAGGGAAGCGCGCGCCCTCGCCGACGACAGTACGGTAAAGCTGAAGAGCTTCCGGAGACATGACAACGTCGATGTACCTTCTGCCGACCTCGTAAAGGGTTGATTCAAGGTCGTTGCGTTCGAACGTGCTCTCCGAGAGAGGCGCCATGGCGCGCTGCGAAATCTCCCCCACGATCGTCGCGAACAACTGCTCCTTGTTGCCGAAATAGCTGTAGATCGTCCGCTTCGATCCTCCGACCTTCGCGATCACCTCATCGACGCTCGCTCCAGCAAAGCCGGAACGAAAAAACACTTCAGTCGCTGCCTCGAGAAACTCCGCGCGTCGCGCATCTCTTTTCCCCGAGCCGCTCGAAGGATCATCAACTTCAGCCAAGTTTGTGCACCTCTCTGCTGCCAGCCGCTGTTCGTCGCGTCTCGCGGGCCCTTCCAACCATAACCCTCTCATCTTGACCTGCATCTCTCAATACGGTACGGTACCGTACCGTAGCAAACCGATTAGCCGACGCAAGGAAGCCTTGAGATGAGACGAATTGGACGCCGTGTGATCGTCGGGGCAGCCGTTTCAGTGACGATCTTGGCGGTTGAGATCGGATGGGCGTGGTGGGAGTACGCCCTCTCGACAGAGACGACGGACAACGCGTACGTCCACGGCGATATCACCGCGATCGCGCCGAAGGTTGCAGGTTACGTCGCGGAAGTCGCAGTACACGACAATCAGGCGGTCTCAGCCGGAGACATCCTCGTCCGAATCGCGGACGAGGATTATCGCGCACAGCGGGACCGGGCTACGGCTTCGGTCAGCCAGGTCCAGGCGGCCATCGAGAACCTTGCGAGGCGTAAGGACCTGCAGCAGGCAGTCGTTCGCGAAGCTGAGGCGTCATCCCAGATGGCCCAAGCGGATCTGGATCTTGCCGAACGTCAATTCGGTCGGACCAGCCATCTGCTGCAAACCGGCGCAGTCTCCGTCCGTGTCCACGACACCGCCATTGCGGATCAAAGCCGCGCGCGAGCTGCGCTGGCGCGCAGCCAGGCAGCGATCACCGCAGCGCGCGAGCAAGAGGCAGTGCTCGCATCAGAATCGGCTCAATTCGCGGGGCGTCTCGCGGAGGCCCGAGCCGGCCTTTCGCTTGCTGAGATCGCTTTGTCCGAAACCATTATCCGCGCTCCGGTCGCTGGCATCGTTGGAAATCGCCGGGTTCGGCTGGGCGAGTATGTTCGCCCCGGCGGAAGTCTGCTCTCGATCGTTCCGGTTGACGGCGTCTGGGTGGTCGCCAACTTCAAGGAAACCCAGATTTCCCGGATGCGAGTCGGGCAGCCCGCCGAGATAACTGTCGACGGCTACGCGAATGTCAGAATGCGTGGAACGATCGACAGTCTTTCACCGGGCAGTGGTGCCGCCTTCAGCCTCATTCCGCCCGATAACGCGACCGGAAACTTCGTGCGGATTGTACAGCGTGTCCCCGTCAAGATCCGCCTCGACCACGCGAACGCATTACACGGCCGGCTCGTTCCGGGAATGTCCGTCGACGTGTCGGTTGACCTCACGACGCATGCGAAGCCGGCCCCAGGCCGCGCGCCTGAGGATGCCACGGTATCGCTCTTTCGCGAGGCGCACTAGGTCATGAGCTGCTCTGCGCAATCTGTGGCGGAGGCCTCTTCAGGTGAACGATCTGCCTTGCGAGGATGGGTCCTCCTCCTCTTGATCCTTGCGACAGCCACAGATGCCATCAACAGCACGGTGCTGGTGATCGCGCGGGCCCAGCTCATGGGTTCTACCCACACCACGACCGATGAGATCGCATGGGTCAACATGGCCTACCTCGCGGCAAAGCTCACCTGCTTTCCCGTCGCTGCCTGGCTTTGCGTTCGGGTAGCTTCAGGAAAGCTCATCCTTGCTGCCACGACGGTGCTGCTCGTGAGCTTGGTCGGCTGTGCGATGACTCACCACCTCGAAGTTCTCATCATGTGGCGCATTCTCCAGGGTGTCGCCGGTGCGGTGCTGCTCGTCTGCAGCCAATTTGTCTTGTTCGAAGCCTTTCCACGACGGCAGCAGGGCGTCGTGCAAGCGGCCTTTGCATTCAGCGTCATCATGGCGCCGACGACGTTGACGCCAGCGCTCCAGGGATGGGCGGTCGATACCGGAAGCTGGTCATGGATATTTTGGGCCAGTTTCCCGCTCGCACTCTGCGGATTGATCGCCGCTCTCCTGCTTCCCCTTGCCGGCATACCCAGAACGGAAAGCAGGCCATTCGATTGGACCGGCGTCAGCCTTATGGCTACCGCCATGACGGCGATCGTGTTCGTCACCCAGGAAGGCAGCCGATACAATTGGTTCGATGAGCCCGAAATCGTCGTGCTCACGATTGTCGCCATGATTGCCACTGTGTCGTTCGTCGTCTGGCAATTTGCGTCGCAGCGCCGTGGCGCGCTGATCGACTTCGGCGCCTTTAGGGACGAGCATTTCAGCTTCGGCTTCCTGGTGAGCTTCGTCGCCGGATGCGCGCTGTTCGGCAGTGCGTTTATCATTCCGGCTTTTGCCACGAACGTCCTTGATTTCTCGCCGACCTATGCAGGCTTTCTGCTGTTGCCGAGTGGACTTTGCGTGTGCGCCGGCCTGCTCGCGGCGGGTTCGGCGATCCAGTTCAGATCGCTCGATCCTACGAGGCCAATCCCCATTGGCATCCTCTGCTTCATGACGGCGATGTGGGTGATGTCGGGATCGACCTCACAAAGCGGATTACCCGATCTGGTTGCTGTCCTGCTCCTCCGCGGCTTTGGCCTGGGTTTGCTGTTCGTGTCTCTCACGCTCGTGACGCTCAACGGATTGAACGGCGTGGCTCTCGCTCACGGAATTGCCTTGTTCAATGTAGGGCGCCAGCTGGGAGGCCAGGTCGGGATCGGCTGGCTCGCGACCTATCTTGATCATCAGAACGTGCTGAACAGGACTGTGCTCTCCCAATTCATCACTCCTGGAAATCCGGCCTTCATTCAGCGCCGGGAAGCTATCGAGACGGCGCTGATTTCGAGAGGCTTCAACCCCGAAGACGCGGGACAAGCCGCGATCAGGGTGATTCAGCAGGAATTCGGACGCCAAGTCGCAACCGTGTCATTCAACGAATGCTTTCTGGCGGTCGCGGTGTTATTTCTCGGCGCCGCTCCAGTCCTGATCCTGGCCAAGATCATGCTGCATCGCCTTTCTCCTCATCGACCCATGCCATGAGAGGCAGACTCTGCCGGTGCATCCGACAAGTCTGGCCGCAGTCACACCCGATCGATATGAAGGCGAGCCGCGGCAGGTCGGTGCTGCCGCTGGCAAAACCAGCGGCTTGCACGGGCCGTATCGCAAGGGCTAACGCAGGCAGAGCTTACCCGGCGAAGGCCTTGTCGAGATCGGCGATCACGATCTTCTGCATCTTCAGCATCGCCTGCATCGCGCGATCGGCTGCCTTGCGGTCAGCGGCGCTGAGATAGCGGCCCAGCGCTGATGGGATCACCTGCCAGGACAGGCCGAATTTGTCCTTGAGCCAGCCGCAGCGCGATTCCTGGCCGCCGTCGGTGAGCTTCTCCCAGAAGTAGTCCACCTGCTCCTGGGTCTCGACGCTCAGGAAGAACGACACCGCCTCGTTGAACTTGTGCTGCGGCCCGCCATTGAGCGCGTGGAACCGCTGCCCCTCGAGCTCGAAGGTCGCCATGAAATCGCTGACGGTCTCGATCTTGGCGTTCGGAAACACCGATTTGTAGAAGGCGACGGCATCGCGGACGTTGTTGTCGAGCCAGAGGAACGGCGTGATCGAAGTCATGACGGGAAGTCCTCGCTAATTGTCGATCGGGGAAGCCTGCGCAACGGCACGCGAAGGCTGCGCCGCAGGGCGCGCCCCAAGGACGCATCAAACCGCCGCATCCCGACATTTCCTGCCGGTCTTTTTTCGATGGTTTCGATAGGAATGCGCCGGGCCGGCGCGGCCTTAATTGGCGCTGCCGATCAGGCTTTCCAGCAGGCGCTTGAGCTCGGTGGTCGACTTGTCGCCATAGCTCTCGACGATGTGCTCCTCCTGGCTCACCGCGAGCGAGTTGAGCCGCCGGCACAGCGCCTTGCCGCGGTCGGAGACGAACATCAGCACCTTGCGGCGATCCTTGGGATCCTGGACGCGATAGACCAGGGCGTCCGACACCATGCGGTCGATCATCTTGGTCAGCGTCGGATGGTTGAGCAGCACGGCATCCGCAAGCTCGCCCATCGAGTGGCCGTTGCCGTCGGACAGCACTTTCAGGATGCGCCACTGCTCGACCGGCACGCCTTCCTTGGCGAGCCGCGTCTCCAACTGCCGGTTGATCTCCCGGTTGGCTTGCGCCAGCAGGTAGGCGAGATGTTCGGTGATCGGGGAATTTTCTTTCGGCGGTTTAGCCACGGCGTGAGACCTGGTTCCTGACCCGGTGAATGAATGTCCGGCAACTCATGCCGTTTCTATATGCACTTCAATTGTTGAATATTCAATATTTTCACCTAGGATATTCCCCCAACCAAGGGGCGGATGCCGCGACCGCCCGCTGGCTGCGTTGCGTACTGCTTCCCAGACAGGAGTTGGCGTGCTCTCGACGGTCTCTTTCCAGGCGTATGGCGGCATGCCCGTCGCGCCGCCGCTGCTGTTTCGAAACCCGTCGTCCTGCGCGGCCGATCTCGCTTTGACCGTCAAGCCGGGCTCGTCGCGGCGTGGCGGCACCGACAGCAAGCTTCGAATCGGCAATTTCATCACCTTCTCCCGGGCGCCCGGGATCTGGGGGCCGATCTCCGCCAACAGCGTCATGCTCGCGGTCGCCGAGATCAACCGGCGCGGCGGTATCCGCGGCCGCGAGGTCGAATTGTCGATGTACGACGCCGGCGGCCCGATCGAGGAGGTGGTGCGCCGCGCCGAGCGGGCTATCGCCTTCGACGAGATCGACGTCATCATGGGCTCGCATATCTCGGCGGTGCGCCTCGCGCTGCGCAAGGTCACGGCCGGCCGCATCCCCTATGTCTACACGCCGGTCTATGAGGGCGGCGAGCGGACGCCGGGGGTGATGGCGATCGGCGAGACGCCGCGCGCGGAAAGCCGGCCGGCGATCCACTGGCTCACCGAGGTCAAGAAGGCGCAGCGCTGGTACCTGATCGGCAGCGACTATGTCTGGCCCTGGCAGTCGCATCGCGCGGTGAAGCGCTACATCAAGGAGGCCGGTGGTCATGTCGTCGGCGAGGAATTCGTCCCGCTCGGCGAGGACAATCACGAGCCGCATCTGGCGCGGATTCGCGCCGCCAAGCCCGACGTAGTGCTGATCAGCCTGATCGGCACCGACAGCATCACCTTCAACCGCGCCTTCGCCGAGGCAGGGCTTGCGGCGACCACGCTGCGTTACGCCGGCGCGATGGACGAGACCGTGATGCTCGGCGTCGGCCCGGACTCGACCGAGAACCTGTTCTGCGCTTCCGGTTATTTCGGCTGCATCGATTCGCGCGCCAATGACGACTTCCGGACCAGCTACCGCGCGATGTTCGGCGAGCATGCGCCGCCGATCGGCTCGGTCGGGCAGTCCAACTACGAGGGGATGCGCTTTCTCGAGGCGGCGGCCAATCAGGCGCGCTCGCTGTCGATCGGACCGTTGTCCGCCGCAGCGCACAACCTCGTCTACAGCGGCGCCCGCGGCACCGTCACCATCCGCGACGGCCGCGCCGAGATGCCGATCTATCTTGCCGAGGCCGACGGTCTCGACTTCAATGTGATCAGGACGATCTAGTTGGACCGGGCAATGCCGCGCTCGCCGCGCGGCTTGCCGGTGCCAGACAGGAGCAGGTGTGCATTCGACGCCCTACGTCATGGCCCGAACCTCCAGCAACAGGTATGGCGGCCTTCCATGCCCGCCATCCCTGCTGTTCCGGAACCTGACGTCGGCGCGGTCCGATCGGGTGTTTTCCCCGATGGATCGGGACGGTTTCGGTCCGCGCGGTGCGCGCAGCCGGCTGCGGATCGCCGGCTTCGTCTGCTGCACCGGCTCGCCCGGGATGTGGGGACCGGCCGCGACCTCGAGCGCGCAGCTCGCCGTCGCCGACATCAACCGGCGCGGCGGCATCCTCGGCCGCGAGATCGAGTTCTCGGTCTATGATGCCGGCGGACCGATCGAGGAGGTGCTCGACCGCGCCGAGCAGGCGATCGCGTCCGACGACGTCGATCTCATCATGGGCATGCACACCAGCGCGGTGCGCGTCGCGCTGCGCGGCCTGATCACCCGCAGCAAGATCCCCTACATCTACACGCCGGTCTATGAGGGCGGCGAACGGACGCCCGGCGTCATCGCGATCGGCGAGACGCCGCGCTGGCAGAACCGGCCGTCGATCCACTGGCTGGCCGAGGCGAAGCGCGCCTCGCGCTGGTACCTGATCGGCAGCGACTATGTCTGGCCCTGGCAGTCGCACCGCGCGGTGAAGCGCTACATCAAGGAAACCGGCGGCCAGGTGGTCGGCGAGGAGTTTGTGCCGGTCGGCGAGGACAATCACGAGGCGCAGCTGGAGCGCATCCGTGCCGCGAAGCCCGATGTCGTGCTGATCTCGCTGATCGGCACCGACAGCGTGACCTTCAACCGCGCCTTCGCCGATGCCGGCCTTGCCGCCACCACGCTGCGCTTTGCCGGCTGTTTCGACGAGACCGCGCTGCTCGGCATCGGCGCCGACAAGACCGAGAACCTGTACTGCGCCTCCGGCTATTTCCCCTCCGTCGGCTCGCGCGAAGGCGACGATTTCAGGGAGCGTTATCGCGCGATGTTCGGTGCGTTCGCGCCGCCGGTCGGTTCGTGCAGCGAGTCCGCCTATGAAGGGTTCTGCCTGCTCGAGGCCGCCGCCAAGCGCGCCGGCACGCTGGACATGCGGCCGCTGCTCGCGGCGGCGGACAACCTCGTCTATCGCGGCCCGCGCGGTCCGGTCACGGTGCGCAGCGGCCACGCCCGGATGCCGATGTATCTTGCCGAAGCCGACGGTCTCGACTTCAGGGTGATCAAGCCGATCTGAGTCTTTCTTCACCTCTCCCGCTTGCGGGGTCGAGACCAGCGGAGCAGGCTCTTAGGTCGCATTGCATCGAAGATGCAATGCGGGTGGGGGTTCTCTCCACGATATGACTCGCGGTGGCACCCCCACCCCAACCCTCCCCCGCAAGCGGGAGAGGGAGCCTTGCGAAATAATACTTGAAAAGGAAAATATTTCCGTTTTCAATACAGCAACGGGGTGAGCGGTTCGCGCGGGCAACGCGCCGCTGCACCCTGCGTCGAGGGATCAAATCCAAAGATCAAAAGCTATCAGGAGAGCGCCGTGACCGTCGTCCTTCCCACGCCAACGCAACTTCGTGCCGTCGCCGAGCAGTGCGGCCTGTCACTGACCGATGAGGATGTGGCCTCGTTCCGCGGCCTGATGCAGGGCTCGATCGACGCCTACAACGTGATCGCCGCGATGCCGGACGAGCTGCCCAAGGTGAAATATCCGCGCACGCCGGGCTATCGCCCGTCGGCGGAGGAAAACCCGCGCAACGCCTGGTACTACAAGTCGACCGTGAAGGGCGCGGCCTCCGGCAAGCTCAAGGGCAAGACGGTGGCGCTGAAGGACAACATCATGCTGGCCGGCGTGCCGATGACGAACGGCTCGTCGACGCTGGAAGGCTATATCCCCGATTTCGACGCCACCATCGTCACGCGCATGCTCGATGCCGGCGCCGAGATCGCCGGCAAGACCCATTGCGAGCACTTCTGCCTGTCCGGCGGCAGCCACACCAACTCCTACGGAGCGGTGCACAATCCGCACAAGATGGGCTACTCGGCCGGCGGGTCGTCGTCGGGCTCCGGTGTCGTGGTCGCGCTCGGCGAGGTCGACATGGCGATCGGCGGCGACCAGGGCGGCTCGATCCGCATGCCGTCCTCGTTCTGCGGCACCTACGGCATGAAGCCGACCTGGGGCCTCGTGCCCTATACCGGCATCATGCCGATCGAAATCTTCGTCGACCACACCGGCCCGATGACCGCGACGGTGGAGGACAACGCGCTGCTGCTCGAAGTGATCGCCGGCGACGACGGCTACGATCCGCGCATCAAGGCGCCCAAGGTCGAGGATTACACCAAGGCGCTGGGCAAGGGCG from Bradyrhizobium elkanii USDA 76 harbors:
- the secA gene encoding preprotein translocase subunit SecA, whose protein sequence is MIGALARKFFGSANDRRVKGYQSRVNAINALEPELVKLTDDQLKARTAEFKQQLASGKTLDDILVPAFATVREAAKRTLGQRHFDVQLIGGMVLHEGDIAEMKTGEGKTLVATLAVYLNALAGKGVHVVTVNDYLARRDSGWMGQIYSFLGLTTGVIVHGLDDAERKAAYGCDITYGTNNEYGFDYLRDNMKYRLEDMVQREHYYAIVDEVDSILIDEARTPLIISGPLDDRSDFYNTIDTFMPNLAKKDDYEVDEKQRTVTLTEAGMEKLENLLRDAGQLKGDSLYDVENVSVVHHVNQALRAHTLFTRDKDYIVRDDEVVIIDEFTGRMMQGRRYSEGLHQALEAKEHVTVQPENQTLASITFQNYFRMYQKLSGMTGTALTEADELFDIYKLEVVEIPTNLPVARLDEDDEVYRTQNEKYAAILAEIERANKRLQPVLVGTASIEKSEVLAEYLKKHGYKQIDFTSESGMEKLYAAARAGKPAKLFAVLNARFHEQEAYIVAEAGVPGAITIATNMAGRGTDIKLGGSLDMRIQQETAAITDEADKAKKIEQIKADIERFREIVLKAEEDFEVEPAKGNKPAKTVKKPGGLYIIGSERHESRRIDNQLRGRSGRQGDPGRSKFFLSLEDDLMRIFGSDRLDSMLQRLGLQEGEAIIHPWINKALEKAQQKVEARNFDIRKNLLKFDNVQNDQRKVIFDQRVDLMKDDSVVETVTDMRHAFVEDVVAKYIPEHAYAEQWDTAGLKDELKRVLDVDLPVDEWAKEEGIADEELLTRIETHVDERMAAKVAQWGPDVMRYVEKTILLQTLDHLWREHLIMLDHLRQVIGLRGYGQRDPLQEYKTEAFNLFQEMSAHLREAVTAQLMRVEIVPPEEPPQPLPLMEAHKLDPSTGEDEFAQARLTEATYAQASLAPGMIATDRNPNDPASWGKVGRNEDCPCGSGKKYKHCHGRYA
- a CDS encoding TetR/AcrR family transcriptional regulator translates to MAEVDDPSSGSGKRDARRAEFLEAATEVFFRSGFAGASVDEVIAKVGGSKRTIYSYFGNKEQLFATIVGEISQRAMAPLSESTFERNDLESTLYEVGRRYIDVVMSPEALQLYRTVVGEGARFPDLAKTFFAAGPGQASARLAAVLRENAKQWGLQQRDCERLAEHFLGMIRDDLHLQVVLGLRPPPTSAQAEAAVRSAVRVFMVGAAR
- a CDS encoding HlyD family secretion protein, with product MRRIGRRVIVGAAVSVTILAVEIGWAWWEYALSTETTDNAYVHGDITAIAPKVAGYVAEVAVHDNQAVSAGDILVRIADEDYRAQRDRATASVSQVQAAIENLARRKDLQQAVVREAEASSQMAQADLDLAERQFGRTSHLLQTGAVSVRVHDTAIADQSRARAALARSQAAITAAREQEAVLASESAQFAGRLAEARAGLSLAEIALSETIIRAPVAGIVGNRRVRLGEYVRPGGSLLSIVPVDGVWVVANFKETQISRMRVGQPAEITVDGYANVRMRGTIDSLSPGSGAAFSLIPPDNATGNFVRIVQRVPVKIRLDHANALHGRLVPGMSVDVSVDLTTHAKPAPGRAPEDATVSLFREAH
- a CDS encoding DHA2 family efflux MFS transporter permease subunit, which encodes MILATATDAINSTVLVIARAQLMGSTHTTTDEIAWVNMAYLAAKLTCFPVAAWLCVRVASGKLILAATTVLLVSLVGCAMTHHLEVLIMWRILQGVAGAVLLVCSQFVLFEAFPRRQQGVVQAAFAFSVIMAPTTLTPALQGWAVDTGSWSWIFWASFPLALCGLIAALLLPLAGIPRTESRPFDWTGVSLMATAMTAIVFVTQEGSRYNWFDEPEIVVLTIVAMIATVSFVVWQFASQRRGALIDFGAFRDEHFSFGFLVSFVAGCALFGSAFIIPAFATNVLDFSPTYAGFLLLPSGLCVCAGLLAAGSAIQFRSLDPTRPIPIGILCFMTAMWVMSGSTSQSGLPDLVAVLLLRGFGLGLLFVSLTLVTLNGLNGVALAHGIALFNVGRQLGGQVGIGWLATYLDHQNVLNRTVLSQFITPGNPAFIQRREAIETALISRGFNPEDAGQAAIRVIQQEFGRQVATVSFNECFLAVAVLFLGAAPVLILAKIMLHRLSPHRPMP
- a CDS encoding VOC family protein, encoding MTSITPFLWLDNNVRDAVAFYKSVFPNAKIETVSDFMATFELEGQRFHALNGGPQHKFNEAVSFFLSVETQEQVDYFWEKLTDGGQESRCGWLKDKFGLSWQVIPSALGRYLSAADRKAADRAMQAMLKMQKIVIADLDKAFAG
- a CDS encoding MarR family winged helix-turn-helix transcriptional regulator, which produces MAKPPKENSPITEHLAYLLAQANREINRQLETRLAKEGVPVEQWRILKVLSDGNGHSMGELADAVLLNHPTLTKMIDRMVSDALVYRVQDPKDRRKVLMFVSDRGKALCRRLNSLAVSQEEHIVESYGDKSTTELKRLLESLIGSAN
- a CDS encoding substrate-binding domain-containing protein → MLSTVSFQAYGGMPVAPPLLFRNPSSCAADLALTVKPGSSRRGGTDSKLRIGNFITFSRAPGIWGPISANSVMLAVAEINRRGGIRGREVELSMYDAGGPIEEVVRRAERAIAFDEIDVIMGSHISAVRLALRKVTAGRIPYVYTPVYEGGERTPGVMAIGETPRAESRPAIHWLTEVKKAQRWYLIGSDYVWPWQSHRAVKRYIKEAGGHVVGEEFVPLGEDNHEPHLARIRAAKPDVVLISLIGTDSITFNRAFAEAGLAATTLRYAGAMDETVMLGVGPDSTENLFCASGYFGCIDSRANDDFRTSYRAMFGEHAPPIGSVGQSNYEGMRFLEAAANQARSLSIGPLSAAAHNLVYSGARGTVTIRDGRAEMPIYLAEADGLDFNVIRTI
- a CDS encoding substrate-binding domain-containing protein, translating into MARTSSNRYGGLPCPPSLLFRNLTSARSDRVFSPMDRDGFGPRGARSRLRIAGFVCCTGSPGMWGPAATSSAQLAVADINRRGGILGREIEFSVYDAGGPIEEVLDRAEQAIASDDVDLIMGMHTSAVRVALRGLITRSKIPYIYTPVYEGGERTPGVIAIGETPRWQNRPSIHWLAEAKRASRWYLIGSDYVWPWQSHRAVKRYIKETGGQVVGEEFVPVGEDNHEAQLERIRAAKPDVVLISLIGTDSVTFNRAFADAGLAATTLRFAGCFDETALLGIGADKTENLYCASGYFPSVGSREGDDFRERYRAMFGAFAPPVGSCSESAYEGFCLLEAAAKRAGTLDMRPLLAAADNLVYRGPRGPVTVRSGHARMPMYLAEADGLDFRVIKPI
- a CDS encoding amidase — translated: MTVVLPTPTQLRAVAEQCGLSLTDEDVASFRGLMQGSIDAYNVIAAMPDELPKVKYPRTPGYRPSAEENPRNAWYYKSTVKGAASGKLKGKTVALKDNIMLAGVPMTNGSSTLEGYIPDFDATIVTRMLDAGAEIAGKTHCEHFCLSGGSHTNSYGAVHNPHKMGYSAGGSSSGSGVVVALGEVDMAIGGDQGGSIRMPSSFCGTYGMKPTWGLVPYTGIMPIEIFVDHTGPMTATVEDNALLLEVIAGDDGYDPRIKAPKVEDYTKALGKGVKGMKIGILKEGFEQPTAEAAVNESVREAAKRFKDLGASVDTVSIPMHMVGPAIWTPIGTEGLTQTMMFGDGYGLSRPDLYSTSLMDFHRGWRRQADSLSETTKLFMMLGTYINNSFGPRFYGKALNISRRLTAAYDKAFKDYDLLLLPTTPMKAPALPAANASREDYVARALEMITNTAPFDITHHPAMSLPCGMIDGLPVGLMLVGRMFEESTIYRAAHAFEQAGDWKKM